A portion of the Flavobacterium limnophilum genome contains these proteins:
- a CDS encoding glycoside hydrolase family 13 protein — MKKIFLLFIFTTSTMFAQIEKIEPPFWYAGMHNPELQIMFYGKNMAKYQVTVSNSIKITKVQRTENPNYVFVTINTKNSPASDFVFTFKGNNSVVFTQKYSLKKRRENSAQRKSFDASDMMYLIMPDRFSNGKKDNDSSDLTQEKYNRDLPGGRHGGDILGIINHLDYIQELGATTIWNTPLCEDNDAAYSYHTYAQSDVYKIDPRYGTNEDYVRLSSEIHKRKMKLVLDYVTNHWGLQHWMIKDLPTKDWINQFENYTQTNHRRTLVHDINASKIDTKICFNGWFVPSMPDLNQRNSLVLNYLTQNAIWWIEYADLDGFRVDTYNYADPEAIAKWTKAITNEYPNFNIVGEISMRDQAQLSYWQKDSPIGKIQNFNSHLPSVMDFILSDALLIIFNEDGNWETGMARIYNNFANDFLYPDVNNLLIFAENHDTHRVNHVYNNDIRKYKMAMALLATVRGIPQLYYGSEVGMAGNKDDGDAAIRQDFPGGWEGDPINAFTKEGRTSGQNDYFDFTSKLFNWRKTKSVVHFGKMTHYIPEDNTYVYFRYNATESVMVVFNNSSETKTLKTDRFAENIGNFKTGKDVITDKIIDVTKEITMEPKSVLILELK; from the coding sequence ATGAAAAAGATATTTTTACTCTTCATTTTCACAACTTCCACTATGTTTGCACAAATCGAAAAAATAGAACCTCCTTTTTGGTATGCCGGAATGCACAACCCGGAATTACAAATTATGTTTTATGGCAAAAACATGGCAAAATACCAGGTCACAGTTTCCAATTCGATTAAAATCACTAAAGTGCAACGGACTGAAAATCCAAACTATGTTTTCGTCACTATAAACACTAAAAATAGTCCCGCATCCGATTTTGTTTTCACTTTCAAAGGCAATAATTCCGTGGTTTTCACCCAAAAATATTCCTTGAAAAAACGAAGAGAAAATTCGGCACAACGCAAAAGTTTTGATGCCTCGGATATGATGTATTTAATAATGCCGGATCGATTTTCGAATGGCAAAAAAGACAACGATTCCAGTGATTTGACCCAAGAAAAATACAACCGTGATTTGCCTGGAGGAAGACACGGCGGCGATATTCTGGGCATCATCAATCATTTGGATTACATCCAGGAATTGGGCGCAACAACCATTTGGAACACGCCACTTTGCGAAGACAATGATGCCGCTTATTCCTATCACACTTATGCCCAATCTGACGTTTATAAAATTGACCCTCGTTACGGAACCAATGAAGATTATGTGAGATTGTCTTCGGAAATTCATAAACGAAAAATGAAATTGGTACTCGATTATGTGACCAATCACTGGGGATTACAGCATTGGATGATCAAGGATTTACCTACCAAAGACTGGATTAACCAATTCGAAAATTACACCCAAACCAATCACAGAAGAACCCTTGTCCACGATATTAATGCATCAAAAATCGACACTAAAATCTGTTTTAACGGATGGTTCGTCCCTTCGATGCCCGATTTGAATCAAAGGAATTCTTTGGTGCTAAACTATCTTACACAGAATGCCATTTGGTGGATTGAATATGCAGACTTGGACGGTTTCAGGGTCGACACTTATAATTATGCCGATCCAGAAGCCATTGCAAAATGGACCAAAGCCATCACCAATGAATATCCAAATTTCAATATTGTTGGCGAAATTTCGATGCGGGATCAAGCCCAACTTTCGTATTGGCAAAAAGACAGCCCAATTGGAAAAATCCAAAATTTCAATTCCCATTTACCGAGCGTAATGGATTTTATTTTATCGGATGCTCTTTTGATTATTTTCAACGAAGATGGTAATTGGGAAACCGGAATGGCAAGAATCTACAACAATTTTGCCAATGATTTTCTATATCCAGACGTTAACAATTTATTGATTTTTGCCGAAAATCACGACACCCATCGAGTGAATCACGTCTACAACAACGACATTCGAAAATACAAAATGGCGATGGCTTTGCTGGCCACCGTTCGTGGAATTCCTCAATTGTATTATGGTTCCGAAGTGGGAATGGCAGGCAACAAAGACGATGGCGATGCCGCTATTCGCCAAGATTTCCCCGGCGGTTGGGAAGGCGATCCCATTAATGCTTTTACCAAAGAAGGAAGAACGTCTGGGCAAAACGATTATTTCGATTTCACTTCCAAGTTGTTCAATTGGAGAAAAACCAAATCAGTGGTTCATTTCGGAAAAATGACGCATTACATCCCCGAAGACAATACTTATGTCTATTTCAGGTATAATGCCACTGAAAGTGTAATGGTTGTATTCAACAACAGTAGCGAAACCAAAACACTAAAGACGGACCGCTTTGCCGAAAATATCGGGAATTTCAAAACCGGAAAAGACGTCATAACGGATAAAATAATTGACGTGACCAAAGAAATTACGATGGAACCAAAATCGGTTTTGATATTGGAATTGAAATAA
- the pgmB gene encoding beta-phosphoglucomutase, with the protein MNTKAFIFDLDGVIVDTAKYHYLAWLKIANQLGIEFTHEHNELLKGVSRDRSLDIILGLGKVEASQEDKNKWLVQKNEDYLSYLVDMDESEILPGVMPILKYLKEQNQLIALGSASKNARPILEKTGTLPYFDAIVDGNDVSNAKPDPEVFLLAAKLLNIKPEDSIVFEDSVAGIQAANIGGMTSVGIGDAKTLHEAKHLFKDFTQMDKSFIDALIN; encoded by the coding sequence ATGAATACAAAAGCATTTATATTCGACCTTGACGGTGTCATCGTCGATACGGCAAAATACCATTATTTGGCTTGGCTAAAAATTGCCAATCAATTGGGGATTGAATTTACGCACGAACACAACGAATTGTTGAAAGGCGTGAGTCGGGATCGTTCTTTGGATATTATTTTGGGATTAGGAAAAGTGGAAGCTTCACAAGAAGACAAAAACAAATGGCTCGTTCAAAAAAACGAAGATTATTTGTCCTATTTAGTCGATATGGACGAAAGCGAAATCCTGCCGGGAGTGATGCCAATCCTGAAATATTTAAAAGAACAAAACCAATTAATCGCATTGGGTTCGGCCAGTAAAAACGCCAGACCTATTCTCGAAAAAACGGGAACACTTCCCTATTTTGATGCGATTGTGGACGGAAATGATGTTTCTAACGCTAAACCCGACCCCGAGGTTTTCTTGCTTGCCGCCAAATTATTAAACATAAAACCAGAAGATTCGATAGTTTTCGAAGATTCGGTGGCGGGAATCCAAGCAGCAAACATTGGAGGAATGACCAGCGTGGGAATTGGAGATGCAAAAACTTTGCACGAAGCAAAGCATCTATTCAAAGACTTTACCCAAATGGATAAAAGCTTTATAGACGCTTTGATAAATTAA
- a CDS encoding glycoside hydrolase family 65 protein, whose translation MNQDYIKADSWSIIEEGFDAESVKSSESLFSIGNGAMGQRANFEENYTGETFQGSYIAGIYYPDKTKVGWWKNGYPKYFAKVLNAPNWIGIDIEINDENLDLNTCTAVKNFRRELNMKEGWYNRSFEATLKNGTEIAVNIRRFLCMNLDEVGVINYEITPLNKDAKIVYKPYIDAGIHNEDANWEEKFWETLEIKRTGNEGFVTAQTFKTNFKATTFMQNSILVNGKNGNISPSNIKTGVDKIQFSYDVIIGKGESSSIQKIGGYTVSLNHANTLSAAENTIKEALAKGYDKLLEEQITAWAKIWEMSDITIDGDVKAQQGIRFNIFQLNQTYSGKDSRLNIGPKGFTGEKYGGSTYWDTEAYCIPFYMATKDQQVARNLLTYRYNQLDKAIENAEINLGFKNGAALYPMVTMNGEECHNEWEITHEEIHRNGAIAFAIFNYYRFTGDYSYIPEKGLEVLIGIARFWHQRANFSKDKNQFVILGVTGPNEYENNVNNNFYTNYIAKWCIDYTYDQIQKVLLEYPSDHKRIIEKVKLSDAELQDWKKVSSNMYFPKSEELGIYLQQDGFLDKDLVLVKDLDKSQRPINQKWSWDRILRSPYIKQADVLQGFYFFEDHFSTEELKRNFEFYEAFTVHESSLSPCVHSIQAAKLNKMDMAYTFYLRTSRLDLDDYNKEVEEGCHITSMAGTWMSIVEGFGGMRVKDNTLHFSPKIPKEWTGYSFKINFRNQILKVAINHSETLFELEGTRNLTVFVNGEPTLVKPNSLTTV comes from the coding sequence ATGAACCAAGATTATATAAAAGCAGACAGTTGGTCCATCATTGAAGAAGGATTTGATGCAGAGAGCGTAAAATCGTCCGAAAGCCTTTTCAGTATTGGCAATGGCGCGATGGGACAACGCGCTAATTTTGAAGAAAATTACACCGGAGAAACCTTCCAAGGAAGTTATATCGCAGGAATTTATTATCCTGATAAAACTAAAGTGGGTTGGTGGAAAAACGGTTATCCAAAATATTTCGCCAAAGTCTTGAACGCTCCAAACTGGATTGGAATCGACATCGAAATCAATGATGAAAACCTGGATTTGAATACTTGCACGGCGGTTAAAAACTTTCGCCGTGAATTGAACATGAAAGAAGGTTGGTACAACCGTTCATTCGAAGCGACTTTGAAAAATGGAACCGAAATTGCCGTAAACATTCGCCGTTTTCTGTGCATGAATTTGGACGAAGTGGGAGTCATCAACTATGAAATAACGCCTTTGAACAAGGATGCAAAAATAGTTTACAAGCCTTATATCGATGCTGGAATTCACAATGAAGACGCCAACTGGGAAGAAAAATTCTGGGAAACGCTGGAAATAAAAAGAACTGGAAACGAAGGTTTTGTAACGGCACAAACTTTTAAAACCAATTTCAAGGCGACCACTTTTATGCAAAACAGTATTTTGGTCAATGGGAAAAACGGCAACATTTCGCCATCAAACATCAAAACTGGCGTCGACAAAATTCAATTTTCTTATGATGTCATTATTGGAAAAGGAGAAAGTTCATCCATCCAAAAAATTGGTGGATACACCGTTTCTTTAAACCACGCCAACACGCTTTCGGCAGCTGAAAACACCATAAAAGAAGCCTTGGCAAAAGGATATGACAAATTGTTGGAAGAGCAAATTACCGCTTGGGCAAAAATTTGGGAAATGTCGGATATCACCATTGATGGCGACGTAAAAGCACAACAAGGAATCCGTTTCAATATTTTTCAACTGAACCAAACCTATTCTGGAAAAGATTCTCGTTTGAATATTGGGCCAAAAGGTTTCACCGGCGAAAAATATGGCGGTTCTACTTATTGGGACACCGAAGCTTATTGCATACCGTTTTACATGGCGACCAAAGACCAGCAAGTTGCCCGAAATTTGTTGACGTATCGTTACAATCAATTGGACAAAGCCATCGAAAATGCCGAGATCAATCTGGGTTTCAAAAATGGAGCTGCTTTGTATCCAATGGTAACCATGAACGGAGAAGAATGCCACAACGAATGGGAAATCACCCACGAGGAAATCCATAGAAATGGCGCGATTGCTTTTGCCATTTTTAACTATTACCGTTTTACTGGCGATTACAGTTATATTCCCGAAAAAGGATTGGAAGTATTGATTGGAATTGCGCGTTTTTGGCATCAAAGAGCCAATTTTTCGAAAGACAAAAACCAATTCGTTATTCTGGGAGTTACCGGACCAAACGAATATGAAAACAACGTAAATAATAATTTCTACACCAATTATATTGCCAAATGGTGTATTGATTATACGTATGACCAAATTCAAAAAGTGCTTTTGGAATACCCATCAGACCACAAACGAATTATCGAAAAAGTAAAATTATCCGATGCTGAATTGCAAGATTGGAAAAAAGTGTCGAGTAATATGTACTTCCCCAAATCGGAAGAGTTGGGTATTTATTTACAACAAGACGGATTCTTGGACAAAGATTTAGTATTGGTAAAAGATTTGGACAAAAGCCAAAGACCCATTAACCAGAAATGGTCTTGGGACAGAATTTTGCGTTCACCTTACATCAAACAAGCCGACGTATTACAAGGGTTTTACTTCTTTGAAGACCATTTTTCGACAGAAGAATTGAAACGCAATTTCGAATTTTACGAAGCATTTACCGTTCACGAAAGTTCTCTTTCGCCTTGTGTCCATTCGATTCAAGCAGCTAAATTGAACAAAATGGATATGGCCTATACTTTCTATTTAAGAACTTCAAGACTAGACTTGGACGACTACAATAAAGAAGTGGAAGAAGGTTGCCACATCACCTCGATGGCGGGAACTTGGATGAGTATCGTGGAAGGTTTTGGAGGAATGCGGGTGAAAGATAACACGCTCCATTTTTCTCCAAAAATTCCGAAAGAATGGACAGGTTATTCCTTTAAAATTAATTTCCGAAACCAGATTTTGAAGGTTGCCATTAACCACAGTGAAACACTGTTTGAACTCGAAGGCACTAGAAATCTGACTGTTTTCGTCAATGGCGAGCCTACTTTGGTTAAACCAAACAGCTTGACAACGGTTTAA